A single window of Microbispora hainanensis DNA harbors:
- a CDS encoding MerR family transcriptional regulator yields MLEVDTQARSKPAHPVPEEGLSIAEAARRTGVSVHTLRYYERAGLVVSPVGRTTGGQRRYHGVDLKWIVICTKMRATGMPIKAIRRYAQLVSAGAGNEQERLALLEAHRAEVAAKLAEIQENLRLIDHKIDVYRGRLAAGDADQLWAPSQPADAR; encoded by the coding sequence ATGCTCGAAGTGGATACGCAGGCGAGGTCCAAGCCCGCTCACCCGGTGCCGGAGGAGGGGCTGAGCATCGCCGAAGCCGCCCGCCGCACCGGTGTCAGCGTGCACACGTTGCGCTACTACGAACGCGCCGGTCTGGTCGTCTCCCCCGTCGGCCGCACCACCGGCGGCCAGCGGCGATATCACGGGGTCGACCTCAAGTGGATCGTCATCTGCACGAAAATGCGGGCCACCGGCATGCCCATCAAGGCCATCAGGCGCTACGCCCAGCTCGTCTCCGCAGGAGCCGGCAACGAGCAGGAACGGCTTGCCCTCCTCGAAGCCCACCGCGCGGAGGTGGCCGCCAAGCTCGCCGAAATACAGGAGAACCTCAGGCTCATCGACCACAAGATCGACGTGTACCGAGGTCGTCTCGCCGCCGGTGACGCCGATCAGCTGTGGGCACCCAGCCAGCCAGCGGACGCCCGCTGA
- a CDS encoding VIT domain-containing protein, with amino-acid sequence MTVPITPLRPEECRPVPDAGLGALETEKGNLPLESVDVTAHVTGLVAGVEVVQTFRNAFDVSLEATYVFPLPPRAAVTAFRMEADDRVIEGVLKERGQARADYDRALSEGRRAAIAEEDRPDVFTIRVGNIVPGERVVVRLTLSQPLPYEDGAAEFRFPLVVAPRYIPGAPLSGPSAGGGVAPDTDAVPDASRITPPVLLPGFPYPVRLSLAATIDPTGLDLREVRSSLHEVDREGDTIRLRPGERLDRDFILRLAFDASSSLALVPDDAADATDAGSPGDEGTAHDGGTADSSGTADGSGAAKGTPEDRAQGTAKDPARDPADAEGTFVLTLLPPPDDGTRTASRDVVLLLDRSGSMTGWKMVAARRAAARIVDTLTRHDRFAVLSFDSVVERAFSDGLVEATDRNRYRAVEHLSRLDARGGTEMLAPLEEALRLLDDHNAPTHTAPTHTAPTGNMPGHNMPGHTAPTHTAPAPGAATGTDPGRSGGDGGYGGSGPSREQARDRVLVLVTDGQVGNEDQILERIGSRLHGIRVHTVGIDRAVNAGFLGRLALAGSGRCELVESEDRLDAAMEHIHRRIGSPLVTDIALKAEGVDLVADTVTHAGSLYPGVPLVVSGRYRGRRPAGALTVQGRTADGRPWEERIEGRPVRNPAARAVWARAYLRALEDRYAMGDHSLERRIVDVSLRFGVLCRFTAFVAVDTRVTGEGGPEHRVIQPVEPPSGWEMPTAMPMVAPAAPMMARMAAFTTARPEMPSAAAAEGPIAAAPPPGAPPAAPPAPPYAGAPAPARRRGARGFSIGRFLPHPGEGFAPVTDFEGIRPLLAEELAKLGEAESLPEWERRRYLADLASRLRVLAQMAGGHPDLAALAADLERAEWAEVSLDDLWRRTVDLLTILTGGPGVGSTGPTSPGSTTPGHAFPGPLGSPGSAPGPKEGRRPFWKRS; translated from the coding sequence ATGACCGTTCCCATCACACCTCTGCGGCCGGAGGAGTGCCGGCCCGTGCCGGACGCCGGGCTCGGAGCGCTGGAGACCGAGAAGGGCAACCTTCCCCTGGAGAGCGTGGACGTCACCGCCCACGTCACCGGACTGGTGGCGGGCGTCGAGGTCGTCCAGACCTTCCGCAATGCCTTCGACGTGTCGCTGGAGGCGACGTACGTCTTCCCGCTGCCGCCGCGGGCCGCGGTCACCGCCTTCCGGATGGAGGCGGACGACCGGGTCATCGAGGGCGTGCTCAAGGAGCGCGGGCAGGCGCGGGCCGACTACGACCGGGCGCTCTCCGAGGGGAGGCGTGCGGCGATCGCCGAGGAGGACCGGCCCGACGTGTTCACGATCAGGGTCGGCAACATCGTCCCCGGGGAGCGCGTGGTGGTCCGCCTCACGCTGAGCCAGCCGCTTCCCTACGAGGACGGCGCTGCCGAGTTCCGCTTCCCGCTGGTCGTGGCACCCCGCTACATCCCCGGGGCTCCGCTGTCCGGCCCGTCGGCGGGCGGCGGCGTGGCGCCCGACACCGACGCCGTGCCCGACGCATCCCGGATCACGCCGCCCGTCCTGCTTCCCGGCTTTCCCTATCCCGTACGGCTGTCGCTCGCGGCGACGATCGACCCCACCGGGCTCGACCTGCGTGAGGTCCGTTCCAGCCTGCACGAGGTCGATCGGGAGGGCGACACGATCAGGCTGCGGCCCGGCGAGCGGCTCGACCGTGACTTCATCCTGCGCCTGGCGTTCGACGCCTCCTCGTCACTCGCGCTCGTGCCGGACGACGCCGCCGACGCCACGGACGCCGGTTCGCCCGGCGACGAGGGCACGGCCCACGACGGCGGCACGGCCGACAGCAGCGGCACGGCTGACGGCAGCGGCGCCGCGAAGGGCACACCGGAGGACAGGGCACAGGGCACAGCGAAGGACCCGGCCAGGGACCCGGCTGACGCCGAGGGAACCTTCGTGCTGACCCTGCTGCCGCCGCCGGATGACGGCACCCGCACCGCGTCCCGTGACGTCGTCCTGCTGCTCGACCGATCCGGCAGCATGACGGGCTGGAAGATGGTGGCCGCACGGCGCGCCGCCGCCCGGATCGTCGACACGCTCACCCGGCATGACCGGTTCGCCGTGCTCTCGTTCGATTCGGTCGTGGAGCGGGCCTTCTCCGACGGCCTGGTGGAGGCTACCGACCGCAACCGATACCGCGCCGTCGAGCACCTGTCCCGGCTCGACGCACGCGGGGGCACGGAGATGCTCGCTCCCCTGGAGGAGGCCCTGCGGCTGCTCGATGACCACAACGCGCCCACCCACACCGCGCCCACCCACACCGCGCCCACCGGCAACATGCCGGGCCACAACATGCCAGGCCACACCGCGCCGACCCACACCGCGCCCGCCCCGGGGGCGGCCACCGGCACGGACCCCGGCCGGTCGGGTGGGGACGGCGGGTACGGCGGATCCGGCCCGTCCCGCGAACAGGCACGCGACCGCGTGCTCGTCCTGGTGACCGACGGCCAGGTGGGCAACGAAGACCAGATCCTCGAACGCATCGGCTCCCGCCTGCACGGCATCCGGGTGCACACCGTGGGCATCGACAGGGCGGTGAACGCGGGGTTCCTCGGGCGGCTGGCCCTGGCCGGCTCGGGCCGGTGCGAGCTGGTCGAGTCGGAGGACCGGCTCGACGCGGCGATGGAGCACATCCACCGCCGCATCGGATCGCCGCTGGTGACGGACATCGCGCTGAAGGCGGAAGGCGTGGATCTCGTGGCGGACACCGTCACGCATGCCGGCTCGCTCTACCCCGGCGTCCCTCTGGTCGTGAGCGGACGTTACCGGGGGCGGCGGCCCGCCGGAGCCCTCACGGTGCAGGGCCGTACGGCCGACGGCCGCCCCTGGGAGGAGCGGATCGAGGGCCGTCCCGTCCGCAACCCGGCGGCCCGGGCCGTGTGGGCACGGGCATATCTGCGCGCCCTGGAAGACCGATACGCCATGGGCGACCACTCCCTCGAACGGCGGATCGTCGACGTCTCACTGCGTTTCGGCGTGCTGTGCCGGTTCACCGCCTTCGTGGCCGTCGACACCCGCGTCACCGGCGAAGGCGGCCCGGAGCACCGGGTGATCCAGCCGGTCGAACCGCCGAGCGGCTGGGAGATGCCGACCGCGATGCCGATGGTGGCACCCGCCGCTCCGATGATGGCGAGAATGGCCGCGTTCACCACGGCCCGCCCTGAGATGCCTTCCGCCGCGGCGGCTGAAGGGCCCATCGCGGCGGCTCCGCCGCCCGGCGCACCCCCGGCCGCACCGCCTGCCCCGCCTTACGCCGGCGCGCCCGCACCGGCTCGGAGACGGGGCGCCCGTGGGTTCTCCATCGGTCGTTTCCTTCCGCATCCCGGCGAAGGGTTCGCCCCTGTCACGGATTTCGAGGGCATCCGGCCGCTGCTGGCCGAGGAACTCGCGAAGCTGGGCGAGGCGGAGTCGCTGCCCGAGTGGGAGCGGCGGCGTTATCTCGCGGATCTCGCCAGTCGCCTGCGCGTCCTCGCGCAGATGGCAGGTGGTCACCCGGATCTCGCCGCACTCGCTGCCGACCTGGAGAGAGCCGAGTGGGCCGAGGTCTCACTCGACGACCTCTGGCGGCGGACGGTCGATCTGCTGACCATCCTGACCGGCGGGCCCGGCGTCGGCTCGACAGGCCCGACGTCCCCCGGGTCCACGACCCCTGGGCACGCGTTCCCGGGTCCCTTGGGTTCCCCGGGCTCCGCGCCCGGACCGAAGGAGGGCCGGCGTCCTTTCTGGAAGCGATCGTGA
- a CDS encoding MerR family transcriptional regulator, with amino-acid sequence MSDTWTIGELAERAADLLSQERRVHGREPGSGGGPESGAKGREPGSGGPGPRADGPQSRANGPEPRPNGPEPRANGRVREVPNERLIRWYTTIGLLDPPLGRRGRVALYGRRHLLQLVAVKRRQAEGRSIADIQAELAGATDAMLMRVAGLTEPLPGPAPRPLSPPAPPSPPPPHRPAVPAPVSAADRPPGPPSPPAPPAPGWHGASYGANPETDAEPAIPDIARPAARDRFWARPASSAATAGSGHYLTPNKDIAHGDTPHRNSPRRGATRGDALHGNTPHEDIARGDAATVDATPANTGPTETGPLNAGLMNTGLMSTGPMSTGPMSTGPMNAAPLDVVLPDLTFSEVALPDVVHGVRLAPGVTVLLDRAHRVPDGHEVAALRRAAAPLLAALAALGLAGPFESARAPHDASALDPHASDTSDPLEG; translated from the coding sequence ATGAGCGACACCTGGACGATCGGCGAACTGGCGGAGCGGGCGGCGGACCTGCTCAGCCAGGAGCGGCGCGTCCACGGCCGGGAGCCGGGCAGCGGCGGTGGTCCCGAGTCGGGCGCCAAGGGCCGGGAGCCGGGCAGCGGCGGTCCCGGGCCGCGAGCCGACGGCCCCCAGTCACGCGCCAACGGCCCCGAGCCCCGCCCGAACGGCCCTGAGCCGCGCGCCAACGGCAGAGTCCGCGAAGTGCCGAACGAACGGCTCATCCGCTGGTACACGACGATCGGGCTGCTCGACCCCCCGCTCGGCCGGCGCGGCCGGGTGGCCCTCTATGGCCGCCGTCACCTGCTCCAGCTCGTGGCCGTGAAGCGCCGCCAGGCGGAGGGCCGGTCCATCGCCGACATCCAGGCGGAACTGGCGGGCGCGACCGACGCCATGCTTATGCGCGTCGCCGGGCTCACCGAGCCGTTGCCAGGACCGGCGCCCCGGCCGCTCTCCCCGCCCGCTCCGCCTTCCCCGCCCCCTCCGCACCGCCCGGCGGTCCCGGCTCCGGTGAGCGCCGCGGACCGTCCTCCCGGCCCGCCGTCCCCTCCGGCACCACCGGCGCCCGGTTGGCACGGGGCGAGCTACGGGGCGAACCCGGAAACCGACGCCGAGCCCGCCATCCCGGACATCGCACGGCCTGCGGCCCGCGACCGCTTCTGGGCGCGCCCGGCCTCATCCGCCGCCACGGCCGGCTCAGGCCACTACCTGACCCCGAACAAAGACATCGCACACGGAGACACCCCCCACAGGAACTCCCCGCGCAGAGGCGCCACGCGCGGAGACGCCTTGCACGGGAACACCCCGCATGAGGACATCGCACGCGGGGACGCCGCGACTGTTGACGCCACACCCGCGAACACCGGGCCCACGGAAACCGGGCCCTTGAACGCCGGGCTCATGAACACGGGGCTCATGAGCACAGGGCCCATGAGCACAGGGCCCATGAGCACAGGGCCCATGAACGCCGCGCCCCTCGACGTCGTGCTTCCGGACCTCACGTTCTCGGAGGTCGCACTCCCGGACGTCGTGCACGGCGTGCGGCTCGCGCCCGGGGTGACGGTCCTGCTCGACCGGGCTCACCGGGTCCCGGACGGCCACGAGGTGGCGGCGCTGCGCCGGGCCGCGGCTCCACTTCTCGCGGCCCTCGCCGCGCTCGGCCTGGCCGGGCCGTTCGAGAGCGCCCGCGCCCCCCACGACGCCTCGGCACTCGATCCACATGCTTCCGACACGTCCGACCCGCTGGAGGGATGA
- a CDS encoding alkaline phosphatase PhoX, whose amino-acid sequence MQGTSVRSVALSALPGSLWRAAFARPGDGGEPPGHEPYESYGPPDRELHKSYGPPGPESYEPYESYGPGDPDDPFPADVLRALPPGFAARVVARSGERAGGVVWPAAPDDGGCFPDEDGWIYVSNCALPLLGGVTALRFAPDGTLRGGYRILSGADRCGPGAATPWHTWISGERTPYGRVFECDPYGRRAPMPRLGMGLFTHAGVACDPDRGVVYLTEGEPDGCLYRFRPDDRGDLTTGVLEVLAGDPGEESVTWERVPIPALPDHVPHYVPLREQVRGARRFAGGGDCHFSDGLVRFVTEGDGRVWAYDAARECLTVLHETAGTPGGCADGGFTLVAGDRAAPFLRVTGGWAVTGPAMSPDGDRLYFSCRPSRSGRPAPAVVTVEVRGPFHDLFRA is encoded by the coding sequence GTGCAGGGAACTTCCGTCCGATCGGTGGCGCTCTCGGCGCTGCCGGGATCGTTGTGGCGCGCGGCGTTCGCACGGCCTGGCGACGGAGGTGAGCCGCCCGGTCACGAGCCGTACGAGTCCTACGGGCCGCCCGACCGCGAGCTGCACAAGTCCTACGGGCCGCCCGGCCCAGAGTCGTACGAGCCATACGAGTCGTACGGGCCGGGAGATCCGGATGACCCGTTCCCGGCGGACGTGCTGCGGGCCCTGCCGCCGGGTTTCGCCGCCCGGGTCGTGGCGCGGTCGGGAGAGCGTGCCGGGGGAGTCGTCTGGCCCGCGGCCCCGGACGACGGCGGCTGCTTCCCCGACGAGGACGGCTGGATATACGTGTCCAACTGCGCGCTGCCGCTGCTCGGCGGCGTGACCGCGCTGCGTTTCGCCCCGGACGGGACCCTGCGCGGCGGATATCGCATCCTGTCCGGCGCCGACCGCTGCGGGCCCGGCGCCGCCACGCCATGGCACACCTGGATCTCGGGCGAGCGGACGCCGTACGGCCGGGTCTTCGAATGCGACCCGTACGGCCGGCGCGCCCCCATGCCCCGGCTCGGGATGGGCCTGTTCACCCATGCCGGCGTGGCCTGTGATCCCGACCGGGGCGTCGTCTACCTCACGGAGGGGGAGCCGGACGGATGCCTGTATCGGTTCCGCCCGGACGACAGGGGCGACCTCACGACGGGCGTGCTGGAGGTGCTGGCCGGCGACCCCGGCGAGGAGTCCGTGACGTGGGAACGGGTGCCGATCCCGGCACTCCCCGACCATGTGCCCCACTATGTGCCCCTGCGGGAGCAGGTGAGAGGGGCCAGGAGGTTCGCGGGCGGCGGCGACTGCCACTTTTCCGATGGCCTGGTGCGGTTCGTCACCGAGGGCGATGGCCGGGTGTGGGCGTACGACGCCGCCCGCGAGTGTCTGACCGTGCTGCACGAAACGGCCGGGACGCCGGGCGGCTGCGCTGACGGCGGGTTCACCCTCGTCGCCGGTGACCGGGCGGCGCCGTTCCTGCGTGTCACGGGCGGCTGGGCCGTGACGGGGCCCGCGATGTCGCCCGACGGCGACCGGCTCTACTTCTCCTGCCGTCCGTCCCGGAGCGGGCGGCCCGCCCCGGCCGTCGTGACCGTCGAGGTCCGCGGGCCGTTCCATGATCTCTTCCGGGCCTGA
- a CDS encoding trypsin-like peptidase domain-containing protein has product MLGPVRRTVRTPRQSVALAVCVAVLAGAGAAGCAGAHVPARPAAPAAGATTEVTAMSEAAHSVVRVRGYASSCRKPLEATGFVYAPERVMVNAHTVAGADRDLEVVLGDGLRFAAQVVAFDPEADAAVLRAPGLTARPLRFTQASITAAVVVGYHKGATVPVELPAKVRPDQPAESYDIYNRVRVSLRIHRFQGAAITPGMSGAPLVSDGDRVAGMVFAADTEKADVGYALTTAQFSAVATSGRRATTAVPHDPCD; this is encoded by the coding sequence GTGCTGGGACCGGTGCGGCGGACCGTGAGAACGCCGAGACAGAGTGTCGCGCTCGCGGTTTGCGTGGCGGTGCTCGCGGGAGCGGGCGCGGCAGGGTGCGCGGGCGCTCATGTGCCCGCACGGCCCGCCGCCCCTGCAGCCGGGGCCACGACCGAGGTCACCGCCATGTCCGAAGCCGCGCACAGCGTGGTGCGGGTCCGGGGTTACGCCTCCTCCTGCCGGAAACCGCTGGAGGCGACCGGATTCGTCTACGCACCCGAGAGGGTCATGGTCAACGCGCACACCGTGGCAGGAGCGGACCGCGACCTGGAAGTCGTCCTCGGCGACGGGCTGCGGTTCGCCGCACAGGTGGTGGCCTTCGACCCGGAGGCCGACGCCGCCGTCCTGCGGGCGCCCGGGCTGACCGCCCGGCCGCTGCGGTTCACGCAAGCCTCGATCACCGCCGCCGTGGTCGTCGGCTACCACAAGGGCGCGACCGTCCCGGTCGAGCTGCCCGCCAAAGTACGGCCGGACCAGCCCGCCGAGTCGTACGACATTTACAACCGCGTGCGAGTCTCACTGCGGATCCATCGCTTCCAGGGTGCGGCCATCACACCCGGCATGTCGGGCGCTCCGCTGGTCTCCGACGGAGATCGGGTGGCGGGGATGGTCTTCGCGGCGGACACGGAGAAGGCCGACGTCGGCTACGCGCTCACGACGGCACAGTTCAGCGCGGTCGCCACGTCCGGCAGGAGGGCCACCACCGCCGTGCCGCACGACCCCTGCGACTGA
- a CDS encoding bifunctional helix-turn-helix transcriptional regulator/GNAT family N-acetyltransferase, translating into MDIVSEVRAFNRFYTSVIGVLGSGMHDTPYSLTEARVLFELGTRDAADTADVRAMLDLDPGYLSRILTRFEGDGLVSRERSAEDARRQVVRLTPKGRDTFALLDRRSADEIETLLAKLTDPERRRLVTAMGTVRSLLEPGERREPYVIRPPRAGDLGWVVHRHGALYSEEYGWGAAFEALVARIVAEYVEDQDPRREAAWIAEVHGEPVGCVFCLRKGDTTAQLRLLLVEPSARGMGIGRRLVDECLRFAASAGYSRIELWTRDVLVSARRIYQAAGFELVEQYPSEESGIPVTDQIWAKDL; encoded by the coding sequence ATGGACATCGTTTCCGAAGTCCGTGCGTTCAACCGCTTCTACACGTCCGTCATCGGCGTGCTCGGGTCGGGAATGCACGACACCCCCTACTCCCTGACCGAGGCGCGGGTGCTGTTCGAGCTCGGCACCAGGGACGCCGCCGACACCGCCGACGTCAGGGCAATGCTCGATCTCGACCCCGGCTACCTGAGCCGGATCCTCACCAGGTTCGAAGGCGACGGGCTCGTGTCCCGGGAGCGGTCGGCCGAGGACGCCCGCCGCCAGGTCGTACGGCTCACCCCCAAGGGCCGCGACACCTTCGCCCTGCTCGACCGGCGTTCGGCCGACGAGATCGAGACCCTCCTGGCCAAGCTGACCGATCCGGAACGCCGCCGGCTCGTCACCGCGATGGGCACCGTACGCAGCCTGCTGGAGCCCGGCGAGCGGCGCGAGCCGTACGTGATCAGGCCCCCGCGGGCGGGCGACCTCGGCTGGGTGGTGCACCGGCACGGGGCCCTCTACAGCGAGGAGTACGGCTGGGGCGCCGCGTTCGAGGCCCTGGTCGCGCGGATCGTCGCCGAGTACGTCGAGGACCAGGACCCCCGCCGGGAGGCGGCCTGGATCGCCGAGGTGCACGGCGAGCCGGTGGGATGCGTCTTCTGCCTGCGCAAAGGCGACACGACGGCCCAGCTCCGCCTGCTGCTGGTCGAGCCGTCCGCCCGCGGCATGGGCATCGGGCGGCGCCTGGTCGACGAGTGCCTGCGCTTCGCCGCGTCGGCCGGCTACAGCCGGATCGAGCTCTGGACCCGCGACGTGCTCGTCAGCGCCCGCCGGATCTACCAGGCCGCCGGGTTCGAGCTGGTGGAGCAGTATCCGAGCGAGGAGTCGGGCATCCCCGTCACCGACCAGATATGGGCCAAGGACCTGTGA
- a CDS encoding 6-phosphofructokinase has product MRIGVLTGGGDCPGLNAVIRGVVRKGVGVYGHEFVGFRDGWRGPLEGDTMPLDIQAVRGILPRGGTILGSSRTNPIKIEGGVERIKENLAAQGVDALIAIGGEDTLGVAKQLFDRDVKVVGVPKTIDNDLNATDYTFGFDTAVNIAMEAIDRLHTTAESHHRALICEVMGRHAGWIALHAGMAAGANVILIPEKPFDIEKVCAYVESRFKTRYAPIIVVAEGAHPLEGQMALQAGELDAFGHVRLGGIGEVLAKEIEKRTGKEARTTVLGHIQRGGTPTAYDRVLATRFGLGAIDAVHEGDYGKMVALRGTDIVRVELAEATAELKTVPVSRYEEAEVFFG; this is encoded by the coding sequence ATGCGTATTGGAGTCCTGACCGGAGGCGGCGACTGCCCCGGGCTGAACGCGGTGATCCGCGGCGTCGTCCGCAAGGGCGTCGGCGTGTACGGGCACGAGTTCGTCGGATTCCGCGACGGCTGGCGTGGCCCTCTGGAGGGCGACACCATGCCGCTCGACATCCAGGCCGTCCGGGGCATCCTCCCGCGCGGCGGCACCATTCTCGGTTCCTCCCGCACGAACCCGATCAAGATCGAGGGCGGCGTCGAGCGGATCAAGGAGAACCTCGCCGCACAGGGCGTCGACGCGCTCATCGCCATCGGCGGTGAGGACACGCTGGGCGTGGCCAAGCAGCTGTTCGATCGCGATGTGAAGGTCGTCGGCGTGCCCAAGACGATCGACAACGACCTCAACGCCACCGACTACACCTTCGGCTTCGACACCGCGGTCAACATCGCGATGGAGGCCATCGACCGGCTGCACACCACCGCCGAGTCGCACCACCGCGCGCTGATCTGCGAGGTCATGGGCCGTCACGCGGGCTGGATCGCGCTGCACGCGGGCATGGCCGCCGGCGCCAACGTCATCCTCATCCCGGAGAAGCCGTTCGACATCGAGAAGGTCTGCGCCTACGTCGAGTCGCGGTTCAAGACCCGCTACGCGCCGATCATCGTCGTCGCCGAGGGCGCCCACCCGCTCGAGGGCCAGATGGCGCTGCAGGCGGGCGAGCTCGACGCGTTCGGCCACGTGCGTCTCGGCGGCATCGGCGAGGTCCTCGCCAAGGAGATCGAGAAGCGCACCGGCAAGGAGGCCCGCACCACGGTCCTCGGCCACATCCAGCGCGGCGGCACCCCGACCGCCTACGACCGCGTGCTCGCGACCCGCTTCGGCCTGGGCGCGATCGACGCGGTGCACGAAGGCGACTACGGCAAGATGGTCGCGCTGCGCGGCACCGACATCGTCCGCGTCGAGCTCGCCGAGGCGACCGCCGAGCTCAAGACCGTGCCGGTCTCCCGCTACGAGGAGGCCGAGGTCTTCTTCGGCTGA
- the macS gene encoding MacS family sensor histidine kinase, protein MGIEGPFWRAIAVFRVASLAYAALLVLRAGGYARPAVAWAVVGVMAVWTVVMLVPPPSARRGPLLAADLVVTVACLLAAPYAQSRDDMLAGAIPITATWAAGPVLAYGVARGRRAGAVAAAVMSAADLWLRSGNGVDLASIPVNGAVLMFMAGVVVGHVARLAREAEERMRRAARIEAAGRERERLARGIHDSVLQVLALVQRRGAEIGGEAAELGRLAGEQEAALRALVQAPPVAEEPDPAPPPGLHAPVWQRRRLAHTSPGSTGTGAAESDVDLRELLRPYGTSGVTVSAPATPLRLPAGSAREAAAAVGAALDNVARHCPEGTRAWILAEEDDGAVVVTVRDDGPGIPEGRLEQAAREGRMGVARSIRGRVADLGGTVAITSSRTGTEIELTVPVGADKASADKASADEASGRRS, encoded by the coding sequence ATGGGCATCGAGGGACCGTTCTGGCGGGCGATCGCGGTGTTCCGCGTGGCGTCGCTCGCGTACGCGGCGCTGCTCGTGCTCAGGGCGGGCGGCTACGCCCGTCCCGCCGTGGCCTGGGCCGTCGTCGGCGTGATGGCCGTCTGGACGGTCGTCATGCTCGTCCCGCCTCCCTCCGCACGGCGGGGGCCGCTGCTGGCCGCCGACCTCGTCGTCACGGTGGCGTGCCTGCTGGCCGCGCCGTACGCGCAGAGCCGCGACGACATGCTGGCCGGGGCGATCCCGATCACGGCGACCTGGGCGGCCGGCCCCGTCCTGGCGTACGGCGTGGCGCGGGGACGCCGCGCAGGTGCGGTCGCCGCCGCGGTCATGTCGGCGGCCGACCTGTGGCTGCGCAGCGGCAACGGGGTCGATCTCGCCTCGATCCCGGTGAACGGCGCCGTGCTCATGTTCATGGCCGGAGTGGTCGTCGGGCATGTCGCCCGGCTCGCGCGGGAGGCCGAGGAGCGCATGCGGCGCGCCGCGCGGATCGAGGCGGCCGGCCGCGAGCGGGAGCGGCTCGCCCGCGGCATCCACGACTCAGTGCTCCAGGTGCTGGCCCTGGTGCAGCGCAGGGGCGCGGAGATCGGCGGCGAGGCGGCCGAGCTGGGCAGGCTGGCGGGGGAGCAGGAGGCGGCGCTGCGGGCGCTGGTGCAGGCCCCGCCCGTGGCGGAGGAGCCGGATCCCGCCCCGCCGCCCGGTCTCCATGCTCCGGTGTGGCAGCGCCGCCGCCTCGCCCACACCTCTCCTGGTTCCACGGGGACCGGCGCGGCGGAATCCGATGTCGACCTGCGCGAGCTGCTGCGGCCGTACGGCACCTCCGGGGTGACGGTGTCCGCGCCCGCGACACCGCTGCGGCTGCCGGCCGGGAGCGCGCGGGAGGCGGCGGCGGCCGTCGGCGCGGCCCTCGACAACGTCGCCCGGCACTGTCCCGAGGGCACCCGCGCGTGGATACTCGCGGAGGAGGACGACGGCGCGGTCGTCGTCACCGTACGCGACGACGGGCCGGGCATCCCCGAGGGCCGGTTGGAGCAGGCGGCCCGCGAGGGGCGCATGGGCGTGGCCCGCTCGATCCGGGGCCGCGTGGCCGACCTCGGCGGCACGGTGGCCATCACCTCGTCGCGTACGGGAACGGAGATCGAGCTGACGGTCCCAGTGGGTGCGGACAAGGCGAGCGCGGACAAGGCGAGCGCGGACGAGGCGAGCGGGAGGCGGTCGTGA
- a CDS encoding response regulator: MVVDDHPMWREAVARDLAEAGYDVVATTGEGRQALRVAAAVRPDVVVLDLRLPDLPGVEVARGFGASAVPPRVLVLSASAEEEDVLEAVKAGASGYLVKSASREEFLDAVRRTAEGDAVFTPGLAGLVLGEYRRLAHRTAGPGRDAAQDGPRLTDRETEVLRMVAKGLTYRQIAERLVLSHRTVQNHVQNTLSKLQLHNRVELVRYAIEKGLAELD; encoded by the coding sequence ATGGTGGTGGACGACCATCCGATGTGGCGGGAGGCGGTCGCCCGCGACCTGGCCGAGGCCGGGTACGACGTCGTCGCCACCACCGGGGAGGGCCGTCAGGCGCTGCGCGTGGCGGCGGCGGTGCGGCCCGACGTGGTGGTGCTCGACCTGCGGCTGCCCGACCTGCCGGGCGTCGAGGTGGCCCGGGGGTTCGGCGCGTCCGCCGTCCCGCCGCGCGTGCTCGTCCTGTCGGCCAGCGCCGAGGAGGAGGACGTCCTGGAAGCGGTCAAGGCGGGCGCTTCCGGATATCTCGTGAAATCGGCGAGCCGGGAGGAGTTCCTGGACGCCGTCCGGCGCACCGCCGAGGGCGACGCCGTCTTCACCCCCGGCCTGGCCGGGCTGGTGCTGGGGGAGTATCGCAGGCTGGCCCACCGGACGGCAGGCCCGGGCCGCGACGCCGCGCAGGACGGCCCCCGGCTGACCGACCGGGAGACCGAGGTGCTGCGCATGGTCGCCAAGGGCCTGACCTATCGGCAGATCGCCGAGCGCCTGGTGCTGTCGCATCGCACCGTGCAGAACCACGTGCAGAACACGCTGAGCAAGCTCCAGCTCCACAACCGCGTCGAACTGGTCCGCTACGCGATAGAGAAGGGCCTGGCCGAGCTCGACTAG